Proteins found in one Methanofastidiosum sp. genomic segment:
- a CDS encoding Lrp/AsnC family transcriptional regulator, translating into MNSNVRLDEKDRQIITLFQKNPEISQSEIAEIIGLSQPSVGMRIKKLKDRGILSHIVGMNFKKVNLFLAKVEIAAKNSQNIIDTFSKCPFFINALMVSGKYNMTLLFMGENIATLESIVDYHLRLNPDVKEVDFNIIVSPVKDLVMPVRITLEGERGCELDCEGCPYYKSGRCLGCPATNAYKGDFWRKD; encoded by the coding sequence ATGAATAGTAATGTCCGACTAGATGAGAAGGATAGACAAATAATAACACTTTTTCAAAAAAATCCTGAAATATCACAAAGTGAGATTGCCGAAATAATTGGGCTCTCACAACCTTCAGTTGGGATGAGAATCAAAAAACTGAAGGATAGAGGAATACTTTCACATATTGTAGGTATGAACTTCAAGAAGGTTAATCTTTTCCTTGCTAAAGTTGAAATAGCGGCGAAAAACTCACAGAACATAATTGATACTTTTTCCAAATGCCCCTTCTTCATTAATGCTTTAATGGTATCGGGAAAATATAATATGACGCTTCTTTTCATGGGAGAAAATATTGCTACGCTTGAATCAATTGTTGACTACCACTTAAGATTGAATCCTGATGTAAAGGAAGTTGACTTCAATATTATTGTAAGCCCTGTAAAAGATCTTGTAATGCCAGTTAGAATAACTTTAGAGGGGGAAAGAGGATGCGAACTTGATTGTGAGGGATGTCCTTACTACAAATCAGGAAGGTGTCTTGGATGCCCTGCAACAAATGCTTACAAAGGAGACTTCTGGAGAAAAGATTAA
- a CDS encoding cobalamin-binding protein — MVSKEEILEGLAKAVIDGDEVKSEELAKKSLEVGIDPYEALMQGCNKGMSKVSDLYECKEMFVPEILLSADAMYAAIDILKPHLKVDASAKKPAKVIIGVAQGDIHDIGKNLVKMMLEVAGFILIDVGKDVPVDTFVKKAEEEDADLVTISALMTTSMLYMEPVIKKLKEKNHKSKVIVGGAPINSDFAKKIGADGYGKDAVEAVKVAKNLIGA; from the coding sequence ATGGTATCAAAAGAAGAAATTCTTGAAGGATTGGCGAAGGCTGTAATAGATGGCGATGAAGTCAAAAGTGAAGAATTGGCAAAAAAATCTCTTGAAGTTGGAATAGACCCTTATGAAGCGCTAATGCAGGGATGCAACAAAGGAATGTCTAAGGTAAGTGATCTTTATGAATGTAAGGAGATGTTTGTTCCAGAGATATTGCTATCTGCAGATGCTATGTATGCAGCAATTGATATTTTGAAACCGCATCTAAAAGTTGATGCCTCTGCTAAAAAACCTGCTAAAGTTATTATAGGTGTGGCACAAGGAGATATTCACGATATTGGAAAAAACTTAGTAAAAATGATGCTTGAAGTGGCAGGATTCATATTAATTGATGTTGGAAAGGACGTGCCTGTAGATACATTTGTTAAGAAGGCTGAAGAAGAAGATGCGGACCTTGTTACAATATCAGCTTTGATGACAACAAGCATGCTTTACATGGAGCCTGTAATTAAAAAATTAAAGGAAAAGAATCACAAATCTAAAGTAATTGTAGGTGGCGCCCCTATAAATTCTGATTTTGCCAAAAAGATAGGTGCAGATGGATATGGAAAGGATGCTGTTGAAGCAGTAAAGGTAGCTAAAAACTTAATTGGAGCGTGA
- a CDS encoding methyltransferase, protein MDKMSPPERFHAVLMGEKPDRVPVNPFILGFSARIMGMPLGDFYADGNKCFEAQFMCMRLYGYESTPMYGYASCGPWEFGGKIGFPYGEGHSAPYVIEHPVMEIGDIEKLEVPDSDKPVGGYVEAQKVCDRCVEMGMPAIFQGGSVFTAAAVVADTSKFLKWTRTEPKAAHELLDKVCQMYMNQIEYLANRYGPEKCVVFDGGPVEANTVISPQKFEEFAFPYMMKVHKKIRDLDIPVTLMHPCADQNLNIPYYIKLRESFNWKGIYAWIFGPETPLKTQIEKFGSHDIIGGNVDPPSIQTKSYQEVVQLCKENIEQGRDNPRGFILCPGCEFPPLAEPIKPMAFLDAARQFGVYK, encoded by the coding sequence ATGGATAAAATGTCTCCCCCGGAAAGATTTCATGCGGTACTAATGGGTGAAAAACCTGATAGAGTACCAGTAAATCCTTTTATTTTAGGATTTTCTGCTAGAATAATGGGTATGCCTTTAGGAGATTTCTATGCAGATGGGAATAAATGTTTTGAAGCCCAATTTATGTGCATGAGACTATATGGATATGAGTCGACACCAATGTATGGATATGCTTCTTGTGGTCCATGGGAATTTGGTGGTAAGATTGGATTTCCATATGGAGAAGGTCACAGCGCCCCTTATGTTATAGAACATCCTGTAATGGAAATAGGGGATATAGAAAAACTTGAAGTTCCGGATTCGGACAAGCCTGTTGGTGGATATGTTGAAGCTCAGAAAGTATGCGACCGTTGTGTGGAAATGGGTATGCCAGCAATATTCCAAGGAGGGAGTGTTTTCACAGCGGCGGCAGTTGTTGCTGATACTTCAAAGTTTTTAAAATGGACAAGAACTGAACCAAAAGCTGCACACGAATTATTAGATAAAGTATGTCAAATGTATATGAATCAAATAGAATATCTTGCAAATAGGTACGGCCCAGAAAAATGCGTTGTTTTTGATGGAGGTCCTGTAGAAGCAAATACAGTTATTTCTCCGCAAAAATTTGAAGAGTTTGCATTTCCGTATATGATGAAGGTTCATAAAAAAATAAGAGATTTAGACATACCTGTAACTTTGATGCACCCATGCGCTGATCAGAATTTGAACATACCATATTATATAAAATTGAGGGAATCATTTAACTGGAAAGGGATATATGCTTGGATATTTGGCCCCGAAACTCCACTTAAAACTCAAATTGAAAAATTCGGTAGCCATGATATAATTGGAGGAAACGTCGATCCACCTTCGATACAGACAAAATCCTATCAAGAAGTAGTCCAATTATGTAAAGAAAACATTGAGCAGGGAAGGGATAATCCGAGAGGATTTATTTTGTGCCCAGGCTGCGAATTTCCACCGTTGGCAGAGCCTATAAAACCAATGGCATTTTTAGACGCTGCTAGACAATTTGGAGTATATAAATAA
- a CDS encoding cation transporter, whose product MKDKLTVEERTEKGVKVTLNGLIINIILTIFKFIAGFVGQSSAMIADAVHSSSDMISDIVVLFGFRYVKKPVDSTHNYGHGKVETLATAIVGLMLIVVAFFITLSGFEKLISSLKGNILPRPELIALYAAFISIISKEILYRYTVNIGKKIESKLIVANAWHHRSDAFSSIGTMIGIGGAIFLGEKWRILDPIAAILVSILIFKVAIEISKNSVKELLEASIDEEKKTEIFEKVSEVKGVKDYHKLRIRHVGHYHSMSIHILVDKSLNVTEAHNISTNVENAVKVLLGQETIVTIHIEPF is encoded by the coding sequence ATGAAAGACAAGTTGACTGTAGAAGAGAGAACTGAAAAAGGAGTCAAAGTAACCCTCAATGGCCTAATTATTAATATAATTCTTACAATTTTCAAATTTATTGCTGGTTTTGTAGGGCAAAGTAGTGCAATGATTGCAGATGCTGTCCACTCATCTTCGGATATGATTTCTGACATAGTAGTCTTATTCGGGTTTAGATATGTAAAAAAACCGGTTGATAGTACCCATAATTATGGTCACGGTAAAGTTGAAACTCTAGCTACAGCAATTGTAGGTTTGATGCTTATAGTCGTTGCCTTTTTTATTACCCTATCAGGATTTGAAAAACTTATAAGTTCATTGAAAGGAAACATCCTTCCTAGACCGGAACTAATTGCACTTTATGCCGCTTTTATTTCAATTATTTCAAAGGAAATATTATATAGGTACACTGTAAATATTGGGAAAAAAATAGAAAGTAAATTAATTGTTGCAAATGCTTGGCACCACAGATCTGACGCTTTTTCTTCAATTGGAACTATGATTGGTATAGGTGGAGCAATATTTTTAGGGGAAAAATGGAGGATATTAGACCCTATTGCTGCAATTCTAGTAAGTATACTAATTTTCAAAGTTGCTATTGAAATATCAAAAAACAGCGTCAAGGAATTGCTTGAAGCTTCAATAGACGAGGAAAAGAAAACTGAAATTTTCGAGAAAGTATCTGAAGTTAAAGGAGTAAAAGATTATCATAAATTAAGAATAAGACATGTAGGCCATTATCACTCAATGAGTATTCATATACTTGTAGATAAATCTCTAAACGTAACTGAAGCACATAATATATCAACTAATGTTGAAAACGCTGTAAAAGTACTTTTGGGCCAAGAAACAATCGTTACGATACATATTGAACCGTTTTAA
- a CDS encoding DUF356 domain-containing protein encodes METTFVLLRAESFDKILTSLSDMKRYGELKVVGNPKVISEEFAETLLKKTLKQEVKIKFKANVIASVEGEGGLIIDRLRKIHPPAHMIAITNKNELYYLVQRSLKDFNNLKGYTKPKVKS; translated from the coding sequence GTGGAAACTACTTTTGTACTCTTAAGAGCAGAATCTTTTGATAAAATATTGACATCTCTTTCCGATATGAAGAGATATGGAGAGTTGAAAGTAGTTGGAAATCCAAAAGTAATCTCTGAAGAGTTCGCAGAAACACTTTTGAAAAAAACTTTAAAACAAGAAGTCAAAATAAAATTTAAAGCCAATGTTATAGCGTCAGTTGAAGGAGAGGGCGGTTTAATAATAGACAGACTTAGAAAAATTCACCCTCCTGCTCATATGATAGCTATAACGAATAAGAATGAACTCTACTATCTAGTTCAAAGATCACTAAAAGATTTTAATAATCTCAAAGGATACACAAAACCAAAGGTGAAATCATGA
- a CDS encoding MtaA/CmuA family methyltransferase — translation MVVLTLKERLKRTLDGKKVDKAPVLAVTQTGTKDLMNLTKYYWPDANWNPKALAQLAISAHREIGFEAVRIPYCLTVLLEALGCEIEKGDTTRQAAIRGHPYNSRKPIPIGEVPEDILSKGRIPIMLEAIKIIKDAVGENVPIIAGSEGPVTIASGLVEVTTLMRWFIREKEGLLEYLRYGTDAMVSYANALLDAGADVFAVLDPVASPELINPRDFNDLIMPIYKNISQKIKGDSILHICGDITSMLPLIRESGFIGLSIEERTDMKEAKDVLGDKLKLIGNVSSANTLLSGTYNEVYEECITALEKETDILAPGCGLAPMTPIKNCIAMIDARNDYFK, via the coding sequence ATGGTAGTTTTGACTCTAAAAGAGAGATTAAAAAGAACTCTGGATGGCAAAAAAGTTGACAAAGCTCCTGTATTGGCTGTCACCCAAACAGGCACAAAAGATCTGATGAATTTAACTAAATACTACTGGCCAGATGCTAATTGGAATCCAAAAGCATTGGCGCAGCTAGCAATAAGTGCCCATAGAGAAATAGGATTTGAAGCTGTAAGAATACCGTATTGCCTTACAGTTTTATTGGAAGCTTTAGGTTGTGAGATTGAAAAGGGAGATACCACAAGGCAAGCTGCAATAAGAGGCCATCCGTATAACTCAAGAAAACCCATCCCGATAGGCGAAGTGCCAGAAGATATACTATCAAAAGGCAGAATACCTATTATGTTAGAAGCTATTAAAATAATCAAAGATGCTGTGGGGGAAAATGTGCCCATTATTGCCGGTTCTGAAGGGCCAGTTACTATAGCAAGTGGTTTGGTAGAAGTTACAACTTTAATGCGTTGGTTTATTAGAGAAAAAGAAGGTTTATTAGAATACTTAAGATATGGAACTGACGCCATGGTTTCTTACGCAAATGCTTTGCTTGATGCAGGTGCTGATGTTTTTGCGGTATTAGACCCTGTTGCATCTCCTGAATTAATTAATCCAAGGGATTTTAATGATTTAATAATGCCAATTTACAAAAATATTTCACAAAAAATAAAAGGAGATAGTATTCTCCATATATGTGGAGATATAACTTCAATGCTTCCTTTAATCAGAGAAAGCGGTTTTATTGGATTAAGCATTGAAGAAAGAACTGATATGAAAGAAGCTAAAGACGTCTTAGGCGATAAATTAAAACTAATTGGAAATGTTTCTTCGGCAAATACACTATTGAGTGGAACTTATAATGAAGTATACGAAGAGTGTATTACCGCTTTGGAGAAAGAAACAGATATACTTGCGCCTGGATGTGGATTAGCTCCTATGACCCCAATTAAAAATTGTATTGCTATGATTGATGCAAGAAATGATTATTTTAAATGA
- a CDS encoding pantetheine-phosphate adenylyltransferase, which translates to MKVIAAGTFDRLHEGHKHFLISAFGLGHVYIGLTSDDMAKKKQYSESIQDFETRKNNLINCLSEQGKKINTDYQIIEINDRYGFAIESMEADVIVVTSDTIEGAKEINEIRAELGIYPLDIIEVDLILKDNKKISSSDLRKEEND; encoded by the coding sequence ATGAAGGTGATAGCAGCAGGCACATTTGATAGGCTCCACGAAGGGCATAAACATTTTTTGATCTCCGCTTTTGGACTTGGTCATGTTTATATAGGATTGACTTCTGATGACATGGCTAAAAAAAAGCAATATTCAGAGAGTATACAGGATTTTGAAACTAGAAAGAATAATTTAATTAATTGCCTGTCAGAACAGGGAAAGAAGATTAACACAGATTATCAAATAATAGAAATAAACGATAGATATGGTTTTGCCATTGAGTCAATGGAAGCAGATGTAATTGTTGTAACTTCCGACACAATAGAAGGGGCTAAAGAAATAAATGAAATTAGAGCTGAATTAGGCATATATCCTCTTGACATAATAGAGGTGGATTTAATTTTAAAGGATAATAAAAAAATATCTTCCAGTGATTTAAGAAAGGAAGAAAATGATTAA
- a CDS encoding toprim domain-containing protein, giving the protein MSIREDLENTIIILNKLREEEGVILVEGQNDIQSLVNLGIKNKIIAVSQHNIFDVIDNIPEKEIIVLTDFDKKGTDLFRRYVKECHSSGKKVVTIYYKDLKKYLKKYLTQIEQIYPFLKRRELIDIDEINFQ; this is encoded by the coding sequence ATGTCAATTAGGGAAGACCTTGAAAATACTATCATTATCCTAAATAAGTTAAGGGAAGAAGAAGGGGTAATCCTAGTTGAAGGCCAAAATGATATTCAATCTTTAGTAAATCTTGGAATAAAAAATAAGATCATTGCCGTTTCTCAACATAATATTTTTGATGTCATCGACAATATCCCAGAGAAAGAAATCATAGTATTAACTGATTTTGACAAAAAAGGAACAGATTTATTCAGACGTTATGTTAAAGAATGCCATTCTTCAGGTAAAAAAGTAGTCACGATTTATTATAAAGATCTAAAGAAATATCTAAAGAAGTACCTTACTCAGATTGAACAGATTTACCCTTTTCTTAAAAGAAGGGAATTAATAGACATAGATGAGATAAACTTTCAATAA